The following proteins are encoded in a genomic region of Synechococcus sp. WH 8016:
- the recA gene encoding recombinase RecA, with product MPADVKAAQSSQGNPRPGEKDKALDLVLGQIERNFGKGSIMRLGDASRMRVETISTGALTLDLALGGGYPKGRVVEVYGPESSGKTTLTLHAIAEVQKRGGVAAFVDAEHALDPVYAASLGVDIENLLVSQPDTGEMALEIVDQLVRSAAVDIVVVDSVAALTPRAEIEGEMGDLAVGAQARLMSQAMRKITGNIGKSGCTVIFLNQLRLKIGVTYGNPETTTGGNALKFYASVRLDIRRIQTLKRGTEEYGIRAKVKVAKNKVAPPFRIAEFDILFGRGISTLGCVLDLAEETGVVTRKGAWYSYEGDNIGQGRDNTIGWLEQNPDAKEAIEVLVRQKLTEGSEVTANSMRPLAAAARSAAAKPAAKPADTDKKSAVDGAA from the coding sequence ATGCCAGCCGACGTGAAAGCCGCTCAGTCCTCCCAAGGAAATCCCCGTCCAGGGGAAAAGGACAAGGCCTTGGACCTTGTGCTCGGTCAAATCGAGCGAAATTTTGGGAAGGGTTCGATCATGCGTTTGGGAGATGCCTCCCGAATGCGGGTGGAAACCATCTCCACGGGGGCTCTCACTCTGGATCTAGCCCTTGGTGGTGGGTACCCCAAGGGGCGAGTGGTGGAGGTCTATGGACCTGAAAGTTCAGGAAAAACCACGCTCACGCTTCATGCCATCGCTGAGGTGCAAAAGCGTGGAGGGGTGGCGGCCTTCGTCGATGCCGAGCACGCCCTTGATCCTGTCTATGCGGCTTCTCTCGGCGTTGACATTGAAAATCTGCTGGTCTCCCAACCGGATACGGGTGAGATGGCGCTTGAGATCGTCGATCAGTTGGTTCGCTCTGCTGCGGTCGACATTGTGGTGGTCGACTCGGTTGCCGCGCTGACACCTCGCGCTGAGATTGAGGGGGAAATGGGGGATTTGGCTGTTGGAGCGCAAGCGCGCCTGATGAGCCAAGCCATGCGCAAGATCACTGGCAACATTGGCAAGTCAGGTTGCACCGTGATCTTCCTGAACCAGCTTCGCTTGAAGATCGGAGTGACCTACGGCAATCCCGAAACCACCACTGGCGGCAATGCACTGAAGTTTTACGCCTCGGTAAGACTCGATATTCGCCGGATCCAAACCCTGAAGCGCGGCACTGAGGAGTACGGCATTCGGGCGAAGGTCAAGGTGGCGAAAAACAAGGTGGCACCTCCGTTTCGCATTGCTGAGTTCGATATTTTGTTTGGGCGTGGGATCAGCACGCTCGGATGTGTTCTCGACTTGGCCGAGGAAACGGGTGTGGTGACGCGCAAAGGGGCCTGGTACAGCTACGAGGGCGACAACATTGGTCAAGGTCGTGACAACACCATCGGCTGGCTCGAGCAAAACCCTGATGCCAAGGAGGCCATCGAAGTGCTTGTGCGTCAGAAGTTGACCGAAGGATCGGAAGTGACGGCGAATTCGATGCGTCCTTTGGCTGCTGCGGCCCGGTCAGCTGCAGCTAAGCCTGCGGCGAAACCGGCTGACACGGATAAAAAGTCCGCTGTTGATGGGGCTGCTTAG
- a CDS encoding DUF1815 family protein — protein MFSRLADQYRTVVQDLVMSLHALASSLQKQGIVATCYGCDDGQGHDGHGASFVAELGDQHLVRFLVSDFGISWVESRNGRELVKFEGAEAIQELQRIATTIQERATTGSTPETASR, from the coding sequence ATGTTTTCACGCCTTGCCGATCAGTACCGCACCGTCGTTCAAGACTTGGTCATGAGCCTTCATGCCCTTGCTTCAAGTCTTCAAAAGCAAGGGATCGTCGCCACCTGCTACGGCTGCGATGACGGCCAAGGCCATGACGGCCATGGCGCATCGTTCGTAGCCGAACTCGGGGATCAACACCTCGTGCGTTTTCTTGTCTCCGATTTCGGGATCAGCTGGGTTGAATCCCGCAATGGACGAGAACTCGTGAAATTTGAGGGCGCTGAAGCCATTCAGGAGCTTCAACGCATCGCTACCACCATTCAGGAGCGCGCCACCACGGGCAGCACTCCTGAAACCGCCAGCCGCTAA
- a CDS encoding DUF2839 domain-containing protein yields MGEARRRNSQGLPPKQRKSDPKDSERIVAWLPLTRSQSQQFVALTTRGAWIGIGGLVVFWIVVRFIGPAAGWWTLADMP; encoded by the coding sequence ATGGGAGAAGCTCGACGTCGCAACAGCCAGGGACTACCTCCCAAGCAACGCAAATCTGACCCCAAGGACAGCGAGCGAATCGTTGCTTGGTTGCCGTTAACCCGCAGCCAATCCCAGCAATTTGTTGCCCTCACAACCCGGGGAGCCTGGATCGGCATTGGAGGGCTGGTGGTGTTTTGGATCGTGGTGCGCTTCATCGGACCGGCGGCGGGCTGGTGGACGCTGGCAGACATGCCCTAA
- a CDS encoding prephenate/arogenate dehydrogenase, with the protein MSEIDPMDLGQAVQPWSIQRVGVVGMGLIGGSIALDLSQQGVEVQGLVHREVTAERARSRGLAPLVSTDPSCLQDCDLVILALPLALLLAPEESLLKALPEQAVVTDVGSVKAEVLAVWRDLHPRFVGSHPMAGTAQAGVDSGFPGLFCGRPWVSTPESATDPVALELIHQLALRLGSHWLTADAARHDQAVALISHLPVIVSAALLRAVGEERDPAVLDLARTLASSGFADTSRVGGGNPALGTAMAAHNTQAVLRSLAAYRWSLEQLEEAILEGHWAQLEKELEKTQSLRPQFLSE; encoded by the coding sequence ATGAGCGAAATCGATCCGATGGATCTGGGGCAAGCGGTGCAGCCGTGGTCGATTCAGCGCGTCGGCGTGGTGGGGATGGGCTTGATCGGTGGTTCGATCGCCCTTGACCTCAGCCAACAAGGGGTTGAGGTGCAAGGCCTGGTTCACCGTGAAGTCACCGCGGAACGGGCCCGCAGTAGAGGGCTTGCCCCACTGGTGAGCACGGATCCCAGCTGTCTTCAAGATTGCGACCTGGTGATCCTGGCCCTCCCCTTGGCCTTGTTGCTGGCACCGGAAGAGAGCCTGCTGAAGGCCCTCCCAGAGCAGGCGGTGGTCACTGATGTGGGCTCTGTGAAGGCAGAGGTCCTAGCGGTTTGGCGCGATCTTCATCCGCGCTTTGTGGGGAGTCATCCCATGGCGGGAACGGCTCAAGCAGGGGTTGATTCTGGTTTTCCAGGACTTTTTTGTGGCCGTCCTTGGGTGTCAACACCTGAGTCTGCGACGGATCCAGTGGCGCTTGAGCTGATCCACCAGTTGGCCTTGCGGCTCGGTAGTCATTGGCTCACAGCTGATGCGGCCCGTCATGACCAAGCCGTGGCGCTGATCTCCCATCTCCCCGTCATCGTGAGTGCTGCTTTATTGCGGGCGGTAGGAGAAGAACGGGATCCTGCTGTGCTGGATCTGGCCAGGACCTTGGCGTCGAGCGGTTTTGCCGATACGAGCCGAGTGGGGGGTGGCAACCCGGCTCTCGGGACTGCCATGGCGGCGCACAACACGCAAGCGGTGCTTCGCTCCTTAGCGGCTTATCGCTGGAGTTTGGAGCAGCTGGAAGAAGCGATCCTTGAGGGGCATTGGGCTCAGCTCGAGAAAGAGCTGGAAAAAACGCAGTCGCTACGACCGCAGTTCCTTTCGGAGTAG
- the crtD gene encoding C-3',4' desaturase CrtD: MQKRDDVIVVGGGIAGLTAAALLARDGVSVTLLEAHYQPGGCAGTFRRGAYTFDVGATQVAGLEPGGSHARIFQHLDLPLPEAELLDPGCVVDLADGSPPVHLWHDPLRWKQERQQQFPGSERFWQLCSFLHQSNWLFAASDPVLPIRNGWDFKQTLAAINPGNLLSAPLSLCTVKDLLTLSGCGSDQRLRRFLDLQLRLYSQQPADQTAALYGATVLQMTQAPLGLWHLHGSMQVLSELLASGLKRDGGTMLLRHRVQQLQQNSDGSGWQLRVEGPDRKEQIFHAGDVISTLPPQCLPELIAPEHSADQRPMPAPYRQHLTELEAPSGALVFYGAIDRAYLPNDCPGHYQRDASDPGSVFISISREGDGRAPKGQATVIASVFTTPMGWFSGSETAYQSKKKACQTKIRNEVEAALGLSDHTWRHQELATPRGFLRWTGRPNGIVGGLGQSPSRFGPFGLASRTPMPGLWLCGDSIHPGEGTAGVTLSAFMACRQLLAQRGQTLELNS; encoded by the coding sequence ATGCAAAAACGCGACGACGTGATCGTGGTCGGCGGTGGCATCGCTGGACTCACGGCAGCGGCCCTGCTGGCACGCGACGGTGTTTCGGTCACCCTTTTAGAAGCGCATTATCAGCCTGGGGGCTGTGCAGGCACCTTCCGTCGAGGGGCGTACACCTTTGATGTTGGTGCCACCCAAGTGGCAGGGCTCGAACCTGGTGGCAGCCACGCCCGCATCTTTCAACATCTGGATCTGCCATTACCAGAGGCGGAACTACTGGATCCAGGCTGCGTCGTCGACCTGGCCGATGGATCCCCGCCCGTGCACCTTTGGCACGACCCCCTGCGCTGGAAGCAGGAACGGCAACAACAATTTCCAGGCAGCGAAAGGTTCTGGCAGCTCTGCAGCTTTCTTCACCAAAGCAATTGGCTCTTTGCGGCTTCCGACCCGGTCTTACCGATTCGCAATGGCTGGGATTTCAAGCAAACACTGGCAGCGATCAATCCAGGCAATCTGCTCAGCGCACCTCTGAGTCTCTGCACAGTCAAAGACCTTTTAACGCTGTCTGGCTGCGGCAGTGATCAACGCCTGCGGCGCTTTCTCGATCTACAACTCCGGCTTTACTCCCAACAGCCCGCCGATCAGACCGCAGCGCTTTACGGAGCGACGGTGTTGCAAATGACCCAAGCCCCTCTGGGCCTATGGCACCTTCACGGATCCATGCAAGTGCTCAGTGAACTGCTGGCATCTGGGTTGAAGCGCGATGGAGGGACCATGCTTCTGCGTCACCGCGTCCAGCAACTGCAGCAAAACTCAGATGGGTCAGGCTGGCAACTTCGCGTTGAAGGACCAGACCGGAAAGAGCAGATCTTTCACGCTGGCGACGTCATCAGCACCCTCCCGCCTCAATGCCTCCCTGAGCTGATCGCTCCTGAACACAGCGCTGACCAGAGGCCGATGCCAGCGCCCTATCGCCAACACCTCACCGAGCTCGAGGCCCCCAGTGGGGCACTGGTGTTTTATGGCGCCATCGACAGGGCCTATCTGCCAAACGACTGTCCAGGCCATTACCAACGGGATGCAAGCGATCCTGGCTCAGTGTTTATCTCGATCAGCCGAGAGGGAGATGGCCGAGCGCCGAAAGGGCAAGCCACCGTGATTGCCAGCGTGTTTACAACCCCTATGGGTTGGTTCTCGGGCTCAGAAACGGCGTACCAAAGCAAAAAAAAGGCCTGTCAAACCAAGATCCGCAACGAGGTGGAAGCCGCCTTGGGCTTGTCGGATCACACCTGGCGTCATCAGGAGCTGGCTACACCGAGGGGCTTTCTGCGCTGGACCGGTCGGCCCAACGGCATCGTCGGCGGTTTGGGGCAATCCCCCAGCCGTTTCGGACCTTTTGGCCTGGCGAGCCGCACGCCAATGCCTGGGCTCTGGCTCTGTGGAGATTCCATTCATCCAGGTGAGGGAACAGCAGGGGTCACCCTGTCTGCCTTCATGGCTTGCAGGCAATTGCTCGCTCAACGCGGCCAAACCCTTGAGCTCAACAGTTGA